The genomic window GATTTTTCACAAAAACATGTTATGAGAAGATTAAAATTGTTGTTCTGGATGCTCTGTGTTGTTTCATTTGGAAGCGCATCCGCCCAAAACCCAACTCAAAAAATTGGTCATCTGGACACCCAGAAATTGTTGACCCTGATGCCTGAAGCAAAGGTTGCCGATCAGAAACTCAAGGATCATTACAAGGAGCTGGAAGATGAATTGAAGACCATGCAGATTGAATATCAGAGCAAACTGGAGGATTATCAGAAAAAAGCCCCCCTTCTTTCAGACGCCATCAAAATGGCAAAGGAAAAAGAAATCCGCGATCTTGGAAACCGCATTCAGGAGTTTGAAGGCACGGCACAGGATTCATATATGGAAATGTCCCAAAAGGTTCAACAACCTTTACTTGATTCGATTCAGAAAGCTATATCGGAAGTGGCTAAAGAGGGAAGTTTCACATACATCCTGGACACCAGTGCTGGTAATGTATTGTATTTTGAAGGCGGCATCGACGTCCTTCCGTTGGTCAAGAAGAAATTAAACATCCCCTAGTCCGATCCGCAAGTGAAAGGGGCGACGGCTCCAATAGGAATTTTTGACTCCGGTATGGGCGGCTTGACGGTCGCCAAGGCAATAGTAAAACAACTCCCACAGGAAAACCTTATATACTTCGGAGACACAG from Flavobacteriales bacterium includes these protein-coding regions:
- a CDS encoding OmpH family outer membrane protein — its product is MRRLKLLFWMLCVVSFGSASAQNPTQKIGHLDTQKLLTLMPEAKVADQKLKDHYKELEDELKTMQIEYQSKLEDYQKKAPLLSDAIKMAKEKEIRDLGNRIQEFEGTAQDSYMEMSQKVQQPLLDSIQKAISEVAKEGSFTYILDTSAGNVLYFEGGIDVLPLVKKKLNIP